The Lycium barbarum isolate Lr01 chromosome 9, ASM1917538v2, whole genome shotgun sequence genome has a segment encoding these proteins:
- the LOC132611947 gene encoding uncharacterized mitochondrial protein AtMg00860-like produces MDLMNRVFKPYLDQFVVVFIDDILIYSKNSEDHGKHLRIVLQILQDKKLYAKLSKYEFWLGEVDFHGHIVSAEGVKVDPSKIQAIVEWKPRKSPTEVRSFLGLAGYYRRFVKGFSIIASPLTKLLRMDVKFGKSM; encoded by the exons atggatctgatgaatcgcgtgtttaagccttatcttgatCAATTTGTGGTGGTCTTTATAGATGATATCTTAATATATTCCAAGAATAGTGAAGATCATGGAAAGCATCTTCGAATTGTTTTGCAAATTTTGCAAGACAAAAAGCTTTATGCTAAGCTTTCCAAATATGAATTTTGGCTTGGTGAAGTGGATTTTCATGGACATATTGTGTCGGCTGAAGGTGTGAAGGTGGATCCTAGTAAGATTCAAGCTATTGTTGAATGGAAACCACGTAAAAGTCCAACTGAAGTAAGGAGTTTCTTGGGTTTAGcgggatactatagaaggtttgtcaaAGGCTTCTCCATTATAGCCTCTCCTTTGACTAAACTCTTGAGGATGGATGTCAAGTTC GGAAAGAGTATGTGA